One window from the genome of Ascaphus truei isolate aAscTru1 unplaced genomic scaffold, aAscTru1.hap1 HAP1_SCAFFOLD_1463, whole genome shotgun sequence encodes:
- the LOC142476111 gene encoding uncharacterized protein LOC142476111: MTHAGERLHACGECGKRFSVLSSLNRHKRTHTGERPHVCGECGKGFSHLSCLDTHKMTHTGERPHVCGECGKGFSVLSNMNRHKRTHTGERPHVCGECGKGFSTLSSLKIHMMTHTGERPHVCGECGKGFSVLSHLNTHKRTHTGERPHVCGECGKGFSAVSHLNIHKRTHTGERPYICGECGKGFSHLPSLDIHKMTHTGERPHVCGECEKGFSALSSLNTHKMTHTGERPHVCGECEKGFSTLSSLILHKRTHTGERPHVCGECGKGFSRLFSLYTHRRTHTGERPHECGECGKRYTQLSSLNMHKRTHTGERPYECGECGKRFNVLSSLNTHKKTHTGERPHVCGECGKGFSRLYSLNTHKRTHTGERPISKAMHV; this comes from the coding sequence atgacacacgcaggggagagactgcatgcatgtggggaatgtgggaagagatttagtgtgttatccagcctgaacagacacaagaggacacacacaggggagagaccgcatgtatgtggggaatgtgggaagggatttagtcacttatcctgcctggacacacacaagatgacacacacaggggagagaccgcatgtatgtggggaatgtgggaagggatttagtgtgttatccaacatgaacagacacaagaggacacacacaggggagagaccgcatgtatgtggggaatgtgggaagggatttagtaccTTATCCAGCCTTAAAATACACatgatgacacacacaggggagagaccacatgtatgtggggaatgtgggaagggatttagtgtgttatcccacctgaacacacacaagaggacacacacaggggagagaccgcatgtatgtggggaatgtgggaagggatttagtgccgtatcccacctgaacatacacaagaggacgcacacaggggagagaccgtatatatgtggggaatgtgggaagggatttagtcacttaCCCAGCCTGGACATacacaagatgacacacacaggggagagaccgcatgtatgtggggaatgtgagaagggatttagtgccttatccagcctgaacacacacaagatgacacacacaggggagagaccgcatgtatgtggggaatgtgagaAGGGATTTAGTACCTTATCCAGCCTGATcttacacaagaggacacacacaggggagagaccgcatgtatgtggggaatgtgggaagggatttagtcggttattcaGCCTTTACACACAcaggaggacacacacaggggagagaccgcatgaatgtggagaatgtgggaagagatacacccagttatccagcctgaacatgcacaagaggacacacacaggggagagaccatatgaatgtggggaatgtgggaagagatttaatgtgttatccagcctgaacacacacaagaagacacacacaggggagagaccgcatgtatgtggggaatgtgggaagggatttagtcggttatacagcctgaacacacacaagaggacacacacaggggagagacctatCTCTAAAGCCATGCATGTTTAG